The following coding sequences are from one Microtus ochrogaster isolate Prairie Vole_2 chromosome 14 unlocalized genomic scaffold, MicOch1.0 chr14_random_1, whole genome shotgun sequence window:
- the Bahd1 gene encoding bromo adjacent homology domain-containing 1 protein isoform X2: protein MGKLDWRDSMTHTRRKSLPMLSSGPTGRGEPLQMEDSNMEQGTEDVEPGMPESPGHLPGRRKNYPLRKRSLVPGKPKACKVLLTRLENVAGPRSADEADELPPDLPKPPSPAPSSEDTGLVQPRKRRLASLNAEALNNLLLEREDTSSLAGARRNRGGDPHRSRDRATGTWSFSKKRPRLGDLGEGSRDQSPEPAPDEGARRDGDPAPKRLASLNAAAFLKLSQERELPLRPSRAQAEADGRSAEPLAPKILRPKWAKVNNKNCPKARQGTGSGEASGPPSWQEQPDESCPSAIPHGPPIQPSRQAPGKALEDPLRPHLPLLMGGQAALKPEPGRPGEESPAPKQELHQPSFPAPQLSPLPMPGNPADYSGLCGGPELTALGSFYLYCGQDGLQCGSYSPCPMLPEGKLTPVAAPNEGLLMSPSSVPSGIPFQHPPWSSSRYCSSEDTGVNGYSVCGVLPLPLTHIGTTCGGCPYKMPFTAEGCRSLGQLEFPLPEAGHPASPAHPLLGCPVPSVPPAAEPIPHLQTPTSEPQTVARACPQSAKPPSGSKSGLRTGSSCRYTVRSKAARRPSHPKQPRAQRPRPRRRRRRRTNGWVPVGAACEKAVYVLDEPEPAIRKSYQAVERHGETIRVRDTVLLKSGPRKTSTPYVAKISALWENPESGELMMSLLWYYRPEHLQGGRSPSMHENEVFASRHQDQNSVACIEEKCYVLTFAEYCRFCAMAKRRGEGLPSRKTALVPPSSDYSTPPHRTVPEDTDPELVFLCRHVYDFRHGRILKNPQ, encoded by the exons ATTGGAGGGATTCCATGACACACACTCGGAGGAAGTCCCTTCCTATGCTTAGTTCTGGCCCCACTGGCCGAGGGGAGCCCCTGCAGATGGAAGACAGCAATATGGAACAGGGGACTGAAGATGTGGAGCCAGGCATGCCTGAGAGCCCTGGGCATCTCCCAGGGCGCCGCAAGAACTACCCATTGCGTAAGCGTTCACTGGTTCCAGGAAAGCCCAAGGCCTGCAAAGTGCTGCTGACTCGCCTGGAAAACGTGGCTGGTCCACGAAGTGCAGATGAGGCTGATGAGCTGCCCCCTGACCTGCCCAAGCCCCCTAGTCCGGCCCCGTCCAGTGAGGACACTGGCCTTGTGCAGCCCCGCAAGCGGCGTCTGGCCTCTCTCAACGCAGAGGCACTCAATAATCTGCTGCTGGAGCGGGAAGACACAAGCAGCCTGGCAGGTGCCCGCAGAAACCGAGGCGGGGACCCTCACCGTAGCCGGGACCGGGCCACAGGGACCTGGTCTTTCTCTAAGAAGCGACCTCGACTGGGAGACCTTGGAGAAGGAAGTCGAGACCAGTCCCCAGAGCCAGCCCCAGATGAAGGTGCCCGACGAGATGGAGACCCAGCTCCCAAGAGACTGGCTAGCCTAAACGCAGCTGCCTTCTTGAAACTCAGCCAGGAGCGGGAGCTACCTCTTCGACCCTCTCGTGCCCAGGCTGAAGCAGATGGGCGCTCTGCTGAGCCCCTGGCACCCAAGATTCTGCGGCCAAAGTGGGCCAAGGTCAATAACAAGAACTGTCCCAAGGCTCGGCAGGGGACTGGCTCTGGGGAGGCTTCAGGGCCCCCCAGCTGGCAAGAACAACCTGATGAATCTTGTCCATCTGCTATTCCTCATGGGCCACCTATCCAGCCATCTCGCCAGGCCCCAGGCAAGGCTCTGGAGGACCCCTTGCgcccccacctgcctctgctgatgGGTGGGCAAGCAGCCCTGAAGCCAGAGCCAGGCCGTCCAGGTGAAGAGTCACCCGCCCCCAAGCAGGAACTGCACCAGCCCTCCTTCCCTGCACCTCAGCTGTCTCCACTGCCGATGCCTGGCAATCCAGCAGACTACAGTGGTCTGTGCGGAGGGCCTGAGCTCACTGCCCTGGGCAGCTTCTACCTGTACTGTGGCCAAGACGGGCTGCAGTGTGGGAGCTACTCACCTTGCCCCATGCTCCCAGAAGGCAAGCTGACTCCGGTGGCAGCCCCCAATGAGGGGCTTCTCATGTCCCCGAGCTCAGTGCCCTCTGGCATCCCTTTCCAACACCCTCCTTGGAGCTCATCTCGCTACTGCTCCAGTGAGGACACTGGAGTGAATGGCTACAGCGTTTGTGGGGTGCTGCCCCTGCCTCTCACCCACATTGGCACTACCTGTGGTGGCTGCCCCTACAAAATGCCTTTTACAGCAG AAGGCTGCAGGTCCCTCGGCCAGCTGGAatttcctctcccagaagctgGCCACCCAGCCTCACCTGCTCACCCCCTCCTGGGATGCCCTGTGCCCAGTGTGCCACCTGCAGCAGAGCCCATCCCCCATCTTCAGACACCCACCTCGGAGCCCCAGACGGTAGCCCGGGCATGCCCTCAGAGCGCCAAGCCTCCAAGTGGTTCCAAGTCTGGCCTGCGCACAGGCTCTAGCTGTAGGTACACTGTGAGGAGCAAGGCTGCCCGCAGACCCAGCCACCCCAAGCAGCCGCGTGCTCAGCGCCCACGTCCTCGACGACGCCGACGACGCCGCACTAATGGCTGGGTGCCTGTCGGTGCCGCCTGTGAGAAGGCAGTGTATGTCCTG GATGAGCCAGAACCTGCCATCCGAAAGAGCTACCAGGCAGTTGAGCGACATGGAGAAACAATCCGAGTTCGCGACACTGTCCTCCTCAAGTCAGGCCCAAGAAAGACGTCTACACCTTATGTGGCCAAGATCTCCGCCCTCTGGGAGAACCCTGAGTCAG GAGAACTGATGATGAGCCTCCTGTGGTATTACAGGCCTGAGCACTTACAGGGAGGCCGCAGCCCCAGCATGCATGAG AATGAAGTTTTTGCGTCGAGACATCAGGACCAGAACAGTGTGGCCTGCATCGAAGAGAAGTGCTATGTGCTAACCTTTGCTGAGTACTGCAG
- the Bahd1 gene encoding bromo adjacent homology domain-containing 1 protein isoform X1: MGKLDWRDSMTHTRRKSLPMLSSGPTGRGEPLQMEDSNMEQGTEDVEPGMPESPGHLPGRRKNYPLRKRSLVPGKPKACKVLLTRLENVAGPRSADEADELPPDLPKPPSPAPSSEDTGLVQPRKRRLASLNAEALNNLLLEREDTSSLAGARRNRGGDPHRSRDRATGTWSFSKKRPRLGDLGEGSRDQSPEPAPDEGARRDGDPAPKRLASLNAAAFLKLSQERELPLRPSRAQAEADGRSAEPLAPKILRPKWAKVNNKNCPKARQGTGSGEASGPPSWQEQPDESCPSAIPHGPPIQPSRQAPGKALEDPLRPHLPLLMGGQAALKPEPGRPGEESPAPKQELHQPSFPAPQLSPLPMPGNPADYSGLCGGPELTALGSFYLYCGQDGLQCGSYSPCPMLPEGKLTPVAAPNEGLLMSPSSVPSGIPFQHPPWSSSRYCSSEDTGVNGYSVCGVLPLPLTHIGTTCGGCPYKMPFTAEGCRSLGQLEFPLPEAGHPASPAHPLLGCPVPSVPPAAEPIPHLQTPTSEPQTVARACPQSAKPPSGSKSGLRTGSSCRYTVRSKAARRPSHPKQPRAQRPRPRRRRRRRTNGWVPVGAACEKAVYVLDEPEPAIRKSYQAVERHGETIRVRDTVLLKSGPRKTSTPYVAKISALWENPESGELMMSLLWYYRPEHLQGGRSPSMHEPLQNEVFASRHQDQNSVACIEEKCYVLTFAEYCRFCAMAKRRGEGLPSRKTALVPPSSDYSTPPHRTVPEDTDPELVFLCRHVYDFRHGRILKNPQ; this comes from the exons ATTGGAGGGATTCCATGACACACACTCGGAGGAAGTCCCTTCCTATGCTTAGTTCTGGCCCCACTGGCCGAGGGGAGCCCCTGCAGATGGAAGACAGCAATATGGAACAGGGGACTGAAGATGTGGAGCCAGGCATGCCTGAGAGCCCTGGGCATCTCCCAGGGCGCCGCAAGAACTACCCATTGCGTAAGCGTTCACTGGTTCCAGGAAAGCCCAAGGCCTGCAAAGTGCTGCTGACTCGCCTGGAAAACGTGGCTGGTCCACGAAGTGCAGATGAGGCTGATGAGCTGCCCCCTGACCTGCCCAAGCCCCCTAGTCCGGCCCCGTCCAGTGAGGACACTGGCCTTGTGCAGCCCCGCAAGCGGCGTCTGGCCTCTCTCAACGCAGAGGCACTCAATAATCTGCTGCTGGAGCGGGAAGACACAAGCAGCCTGGCAGGTGCCCGCAGAAACCGAGGCGGGGACCCTCACCGTAGCCGGGACCGGGCCACAGGGACCTGGTCTTTCTCTAAGAAGCGACCTCGACTGGGAGACCTTGGAGAAGGAAGTCGAGACCAGTCCCCAGAGCCAGCCCCAGATGAAGGTGCCCGACGAGATGGAGACCCAGCTCCCAAGAGACTGGCTAGCCTAAACGCAGCTGCCTTCTTGAAACTCAGCCAGGAGCGGGAGCTACCTCTTCGACCCTCTCGTGCCCAGGCTGAAGCAGATGGGCGCTCTGCTGAGCCCCTGGCACCCAAGATTCTGCGGCCAAAGTGGGCCAAGGTCAATAACAAGAACTGTCCCAAGGCTCGGCAGGGGACTGGCTCTGGGGAGGCTTCAGGGCCCCCCAGCTGGCAAGAACAACCTGATGAATCTTGTCCATCTGCTATTCCTCATGGGCCACCTATCCAGCCATCTCGCCAGGCCCCAGGCAAGGCTCTGGAGGACCCCTTGCgcccccacctgcctctgctgatgGGTGGGCAAGCAGCCCTGAAGCCAGAGCCAGGCCGTCCAGGTGAAGAGTCACCCGCCCCCAAGCAGGAACTGCACCAGCCCTCCTTCCCTGCACCTCAGCTGTCTCCACTGCCGATGCCTGGCAATCCAGCAGACTACAGTGGTCTGTGCGGAGGGCCTGAGCTCACTGCCCTGGGCAGCTTCTACCTGTACTGTGGCCAAGACGGGCTGCAGTGTGGGAGCTACTCACCTTGCCCCATGCTCCCAGAAGGCAAGCTGACTCCGGTGGCAGCCCCCAATGAGGGGCTTCTCATGTCCCCGAGCTCAGTGCCCTCTGGCATCCCTTTCCAACACCCTCCTTGGAGCTCATCTCGCTACTGCTCCAGTGAGGACACTGGAGTGAATGGCTACAGCGTTTGTGGGGTGCTGCCCCTGCCTCTCACCCACATTGGCACTACCTGTGGTGGCTGCCCCTACAAAATGCCTTTTACAGCAG AAGGCTGCAGGTCCCTCGGCCAGCTGGAatttcctctcccagaagctgGCCACCCAGCCTCACCTGCTCACCCCCTCCTGGGATGCCCTGTGCCCAGTGTGCCACCTGCAGCAGAGCCCATCCCCCATCTTCAGACACCCACCTCGGAGCCCCAGACGGTAGCCCGGGCATGCCCTCAGAGCGCCAAGCCTCCAAGTGGTTCCAAGTCTGGCCTGCGCACAGGCTCTAGCTGTAGGTACACTGTGAGGAGCAAGGCTGCCCGCAGACCCAGCCACCCCAAGCAGCCGCGTGCTCAGCGCCCACGTCCTCGACGACGCCGACGACGCCGCACTAATGGCTGGGTGCCTGTCGGTGCCGCCTGTGAGAAGGCAGTGTATGTCCTG GATGAGCCAGAACCTGCCATCCGAAAGAGCTACCAGGCAGTTGAGCGACATGGAGAAACAATCCGAGTTCGCGACACTGTCCTCCTCAAGTCAGGCCCAAGAAAGACGTCTACACCTTATGTGGCCAAGATCTCCGCCCTCTGGGAGAACCCTGAGTCAG GAGAACTGATGATGAGCCTCCTGTGGTATTACAGGCCTGAGCACTTACAGGGAGGCCGCAGCCCCAGCATGCATGAG CCTTTGCAGAATGAAGTTTTTGCGTCGAGACATCAGGACCAGAACAGTGTGGCCTGCATCGAAGAGAAGTGCTATGTGCTAACCTTTGCTGAGTACTGCAG